A single Candidatus Desulfarcum epimagneticum DNA region contains:
- a CDS encoding Ketose-bisphosphate aldolase, with amino-acid sequence MSRDFEKSLEIGRPPNIKRLFPHSKALIVSGKHIDRAMLKKGKAIAMAANARNSLIIRGVLAAAQRADACVILEIARSEGGADAYCAVNFWNIARIADALCNEMGVTIPVAIHADHYGIKKKEDVAPAKTEIPSLFDAGVTSIAIDASHMPDHENLFANIELRQAVPEWAGLETEIGEIKGAQGLSTADEALFLARGLNAAGIFPDWIALNNGTTHGIQAGDSGIQTDLTAEIHQALSPYRVSGAQHGTSGNSSARLKEIRDLTRTTKANVATALQMISWGLEVNEYGNAILDDEGRFIKTPGRGVEDGMWRQMTAHADSLGLSGGGYKKLNLPFENRLLGRPKRIRDRMAADVEEFAFHMIADTLGSGSTAPIVMEEILAAGSHDPGPKAERIERPEDWTREKAVEKASRIESDKGPEGDFDD; translated from the coding sequence ATGTCCCGAGACTTTGAAAAATCCCTTGAAATCGGGCGGCCGCCCAATATCAAACGCCTGTTTCCCCATTCAAAGGCGCTGATCGTCAGCGGAAAACACATTGACCGCGCCATGCTCAAAAAAGGAAAAGCCATCGCCATGGCGGCCAACGCCCGGAACAGCCTGATCATCCGGGGGGTTCTGGCCGCGGCCCAGCGGGCCGACGCCTGCGTGATTCTTGAGATCGCCCGCTCCGAAGGCGGGGCCGACGCCTACTGCGCCGTGAACTTCTGGAACATCGCCCGGATCGCCGACGCCCTGTGCAACGAAATGGGCGTCACCATTCCGGTGGCCATCCACGCCGATCATTACGGAATCAAAAAAAAAGAGGACGTGGCGCCGGCGAAAACGGAAATCCCCTCCCTGTTCGACGCGGGCGTCACCTCCATCGCCATCGACGCCTCCCACATGCCGGACCATGAAAATCTCTTCGCCAACATCGAGCTGAGACAGGCGGTTCCGGAATGGGCCGGGCTTGAGACGGAAATCGGCGAAATCAAAGGCGCCCAGGGGCTTTCAACGGCGGATGAGGCCCTGTTCCTGGCCCGGGGACTCAACGCGGCCGGCATTTTTCCGGACTGGATCGCGCTCAACAACGGCACCACCCACGGCATCCAGGCCGGCGACTCCGGCATCCAGACGGATCTCACGGCCGAGATTCACCAGGCCCTGTCCCCCTATCGCGTCTCCGGAGCCCAGCACGGCACATCGGGCAACAGCTCCGCCCGCCTTAAGGAGATTCGGGACCTCACCCGCACCACCAAGGCCAACGTGGCCACGGCCCTTCAGATGATTTCCTGGGGCCTTGAGGTGAACGAATACGGAAACGCCATCCTGGACGATGAGGGGCGTTTCATCAAAACTCCCGGCCGGGGGGTCGAAGACGGCATGTGGCGCCAAATGACGGCCCACGCCGATTCCCTGGGGCTTTCGGGGGGCGGCTATAAAAAGCTCAACCTTCCCTTTGAGAACAGACTCCTGGGCCGGCCGAAGCGAATCCGGGACCGGATGGCGGCGGACGTTGAGGAATTCGCCTTCCATATGATCGCCGACACCCTGGGCTCCGGCTCCACCGCCCCCATTGTCATGGAGGAGATACTGGCGGCCGGGTCCCATGATCCCGGCCCCAAGGCCGAACGAATCGAGCGACCGGAAGACTGGACCCGGGAAAAAGCCGTTGAAAAGGCCTCCCGGATTGAATCGGACAAGGGCCCCGAGGGAGACTTCGACGATTAA
- a CDS encoding conserved hypothetical protein (Evidence 4 : Unknown function but conserved in other organisms), with product MPEDKQSQTEKIHDAIQKAAGELFDFAVDRQDVKWLMERLHPEADINRTTVEYELQALKIVTVGWSVAYCLETSPLKQPLSESYWLRVRDFSNGISEAAKYMAGTDIDYFDILKTRLDMYVQTLSESGEKEEPASVIGPEFARICGNEQDLFTFMTGSKMFMSSSGRVREYLEKTDFQPV from the coding sequence ATGCCCGAAGACAAACAAAGCCAGACCGAAAAAATCCACGACGCCATTCAGAAGGCGGCCGGCGAACTGTTCGACTTTGCTGTGGACCGGCAGGATGTCAAGTGGCTCATGGAGCGCCTCCACCCGGAGGCCGACATCAACCGGACCACGGTGGAATACGAGCTTCAGGCCCTTAAAATCGTCACAGTGGGGTGGAGCGTGGCCTACTGCCTTGAGACAAGCCCTTTGAAACAGCCCCTTTCGGAAAGCTACTGGCTCCGGGTCCGGGACTTTTCAAACGGAATATCCGAGGCCGCGAAATACATGGCCGGGACGGACATTGATTATTTCGACATCCTCAAAACCCGTCTGGACATGTATGTCCAGACGCTGTCTGAAAGCGGGGAGAAAGAGGAGCCCGCCTCCGTCATCGGGCCGGAATTCGCCCGAATATGCGGAAACGAACAGGACCTGTTCACCTTCATGACCGGCTCCAAAATGTTCATGTCGTCTTCCGGAAGGGTGAGGGAA
- a CDS encoding NUDIX hydrolase: MEKKSFCRFCGGPLTRKMVEGRPRLFCESCARPIYENPIPATCVVAVDKSGRILLVKRSEPPKVGFWCLPGGFMELGETPEGAALREFEEETGLSGKIEILLGVSTNPSDQYHTVLMMGYLVKKYSGILTPGDDASDAAFFSRDRMPEIAFSSHRRFIRIYQAAYSDR; encoded by the coding sequence ATGGAAAAAAAATCTTTCTGCCGGTTCTGCGGCGGTCCCCTGACCCGAAAAATGGTGGAGGGCCGCCCGCGCCTTTTCTGCGAATCATGCGCCCGGCCCATCTATGAAAACCCCATTCCCGCCACATGCGTGGTGGCGGTGGACAAAAGCGGCCGCATCCTTCTGGTCAAACGAAGCGAGCCCCCCAAGGTCGGCTTCTGGTGCCTGCCCGGGGGATTCATGGAGCTGGGGGAAACCCCCGAGGGCGCCGCTTTGAGGGAATTTGAGGAAGAGACGGGCCTGTCGGGAAAAATAGAGATCCTGCTCGGGGTCTCCACCAACCCCAGCGATCAGTATCACACCGTCCTGATGATGGGATACCTGGTGAAAAAGTATTCGGGAATCTTAACGCCCGGGGACGACGCCTCAGACGCGGCGTTTTTTTCCCGGGACCGGATGCCTGAAATCGCCTTTTCCAGCCACCGGCGCTTTATCAGAATTTACCAGGCCGCTTATTCGGATCGCTGA